A window of Candidatus Vicinibacter proximus contains these coding sequences:
- a CDS encoding T9SS type A sorting domain-containing protein, giving the protein MGRFLIIVHFLYSLTTNGQQNFKPIFHLNANTGVSLGTDSSVVSWKDHTTDINAIQTNQKARPKLIKNGINGLPAIQLNGSSAYLDLPPVFPVQKDYTLFLIVKTNAPSYNILGGANRTLWLAGNTNPQMLHQGNFNSQVVSTVDPGLDPALIIAEYNQSTQNGAFYVNGKFADSAYCPTNTDSTLFIGAYNRSYFYNGNISCIILFSGLLPKVTRDSIQKKLMTEYKIPGPPILDSSLVSVPGNHHFYARDENDYCKFDVKGYCFDAHFDSVHLKLFENKELKSKTSVKLNFKEQKALYEFSPILLSGLSDYRIELTAQAPDRDSSLYIRDHLLCGDVILINGQSNSIFGGSTDSDPFIKTFGLNYSQDKKDTFFTHAIATGYGGGPNIGAWGMQLAKNIVNNHKVPVCVINGGVGGTTIQQHQRNDLNPYEPNGIYGSLLYRANQSKLAHSAKILFWYQGESNATPQYFENFLALYQDWKNDYPKLQKIYVVQIHHGCGTGDNSGVREVQRNLPKSYQDITVMSTNGLPEHDGCHYSVNGYKKLAEWLTPLVERDFYNKQDLQDISAPNLKYAFYTSSDKNRIALIFEPGVKEFIIPGDTTVANVNIRLKDYFYLDDLPYVINEISTSNDTIFLDLKTGAGGNFLTYLPEIYYHNTSTIYQGPYIKNSRYIGALSFYQVPILSKAPVGVSSYHNKIADFFYFTNPSTRENLQLKFIQNLYEGSVQLNIFSVQGQLLFSQNLENINTEQLISIPVKLSQSGLYIWKICGKAFCKTGKIVLND; this is encoded by the coding sequence GTGGGACGTTTTTTAATTATAGTACATTTTCTCTACAGTCTTACAACAAATGGCCAGCAGAACTTTAAACCAATATTTCATCTGAATGCAAATACTGGGGTAAGTCTTGGTACAGACAGCAGTGTCGTTTCCTGGAAAGACCATACAACGGACATAAATGCGATACAAACCAATCAGAAGGCCAGACCAAAATTAATAAAAAACGGAATTAATGGCTTGCCTGCAATTCAATTAAATGGGAGTAGCGCGTACTTGGATCTACCCCCTGTTTTTCCTGTTCAAAAGGATTACACATTGTTTCTAATTGTTAAAACGAATGCTCCTTCCTATAACATTTTAGGAGGAGCAAACAGAACGCTATGGTTGGCAGGAAATACTAATCCTCAAATGCTGCATCAGGGAAATTTTAACAGCCAGGTTGTCTCCACTGTCGATCCAGGTTTAGATCCCGCTTTGATCATTGCTGAATACAACCAAAGCACACAAAATGGAGCATTCTATGTAAACGGTAAATTCGCCGATTCTGCATATTGCCCAACTAACACCGATTCGACTTTATTCATTGGTGCATATAACAGATCTTATTTTTATAATGGCAATATAAGTTGTATCATTTTATTTTCTGGATTGCTTCCCAAAGTTACCAGAGATTCTATTCAGAAAAAACTGATGACAGAATACAAAATACCCGGACCACCAATCCTTGATTCAAGCCTGGTTTCTGTTCCGGGAAATCATCACTTTTATGCAAGAGATGAAAATGACTATTGTAAATTTGACGTGAAGGGATACTGCTTTGATGCTCACTTTGATTCGGTACACTTAAAATTATTCGAAAATAAAGAATTGAAATCCAAAACTTCCGTAAAGCTTAATTTCAAAGAACAAAAAGCTCTGTATGAATTTTCTCCAATTCTTTTATCTGGGCTTTCAGATTATCGAATTGAATTAACTGCACAAGCTCCTGACAGAGACAGTTCATTATATATTCGGGACCACCTTTTGTGTGGAGATGTAATTCTGATTAATGGACAATCTAATTCCATTTTTGGTGGATCAACCGATTCTGATCCGTTTATAAAAACATTTGGCCTCAATTATTCACAAGACAAAAAAGACACCTTCTTTACTCACGCCATCGCAACAGGATATGGAGGTGGTCCGAATATCGGTGCATGGGGAATGCAGCTTGCAAAAAATATTGTAAATAATCATAAAGTACCTGTCTGTGTAATTAACGGTGGCGTAGGAGGAACTACCATACAGCAACACCAGCGCAATGATTTAAACCCTTATGAACCTAACGGAATTTATGGCAGCCTTCTCTATCGAGCTAATCAATCAAAACTTGCGCATTCAGCCAAAATCCTTTTCTGGTATCAGGGTGAAAGCAATGCTACACCACAATACTTTGAAAATTTCCTAGCGCTTTACCAGGATTGGAAAAATGACTACCCGAAACTTCAAAAAATCTATGTTGTTCAAATACATCATGGCTGTGGTACAGGTGATAATAGCGGTGTCCGCGAAGTCCAACGAAATCTTCCAAAATCCTACCAAGACATTACGGTAATGAGCACCAACGGCCTGCCTGAACATGATGGTTGTCACTATTCGGTTAATGGATATAAAAAACTTGCAGAATGGCTCACACCCCTGGTAGAAAGAGATTTTTACAACAAGCAGGATCTTCAGGATATTTCTGCCCCAAATCTCAAGTATGCTTTTTACACTTCATCGGATAAAAACAGAATCGCACTGATATTCGAACCAGGTGTTAAGGAATTTATCATTCCCGGTGATACCACGGTAGCCAATGTTAACATCAGACTAAAAGATTATTTTTATCTGGATGACTTGCCCTATGTAATCAATGAAATAAGTACCAGTAATGACACCATATTTTTAGATCTCAAAACCGGCGCTGGGGGAAATTTTTTAACTTACTTGCCTGAAATTTACTATCATAATACATCAACAATCTATCAGGGACCTTATATTAAGAATTCCAGATATATAGGTGCATTAAGCTTTTATCAAGTGCCCATTTTGAGTAAAGCCCCTGTTGGGGTCAGCAGTTACCATAACAAGATAGCAGATTTCTTTTACTTTACCAATCCATCAACACGGGAAAATTTGCAACTTAAATTTATCCAAAATCTTTATGAAGGATCCGTCCAACTTAATATATTCAGTGTACAAGGACAGCTATTGTTCAGCCAAAATCTGGAGAATATAAATACAGAACAATTAATTTCTATCCCTGTTAAACTTTCTCAATCTGGTTTATACATCTGGAAAATTTGTGGTAAAGCATTTTGTAAAACAGGAAAAATAGTCCTAAATGATTAA
- a CDS encoding carbonic anhydrase, translating to MKPVKYLYSVCVSCILISFYILGCTKAKSTCHLLELDVNSSLERLIQGNERFMTERPLHPDQTLSRIKELQKGQHPFAIIVSCSDSRVPPELIFDQGLGDIFVIRTAGNVIGDFELGSIEYAVEHLNARLVVVLGHENCGAIGAFIEHKNDISGDHIQSIINYIKSEEEEAILDENQTNYFDAAVRANVIHGVNYLKHSDPYLKELINKKEILIVGAMYHLEDGKIEMLKENIVDSSISLAQNFTGFNLP from the coding sequence ATGAAACCAGTAAAATATTTATATTCTGTTTGTGTGTCGTGTATCTTGATCAGCTTCTATATTTTGGGATGCACTAAAGCTAAATCCACTTGCCACTTACTCGAGCTCGATGTCAACTCTTCTTTAGAAAGACTTATTCAGGGTAATGAAAGATTTATGACAGAGCGCCCTTTACATCCGGACCAGACCCTTTCTAGAATAAAAGAATTACAAAAAGGTCAGCATCCCTTTGCAATAATAGTATCTTGCTCGGACTCTAGAGTTCCCCCAGAACTAATCTTTGATCAGGGTCTTGGCGATATCTTTGTTATTCGCACTGCAGGGAATGTAATTGGCGACTTTGAACTCGGAAGCATTGAATATGCAGTTGAACATCTAAATGCCCGTTTAGTCGTGGTTCTTGGGCATGAAAACTGTGGTGCGATTGGCGCATTCATTGAGCATAAAAATGATATCTCGGGCGACCATATTCAGTCCATAATAAATTATATTAAATCCGAAGAGGAGGAGGCAATCCTGGATGAAAATCAGACCAATTACTTTGATGCCGCTGTTCGGGCGAATGTGATTCATGGTGTTAATTATTTAAAACATTCTGATCCTTATCTTAAAGAATTAATAAACAAAAAAGAAATACTCATAGTAGGTGCAATGTATCATCTTGAAGATGGGAAAATTGAAATGTTAAAAGAAAATATAGTAGATTCTTCTATAAGTCTCGCCCAAAACTTTACGGGATTTAATTTACCATAG
- a CDS encoding nuclear transport factor 2 family protein, protein MKVNQQLSILAGGIALFLSSCAKPVEAPKPIDMDALKMDIQKMEDAFAAGEKAKDAAAVAAYYSDDAISYGRNSEPVSGKAAIQAKIADDIAKDSTNSSNVYKVVDLFADGNMAVEIGSWTRLDSTGAETKKGHYMSLFQKRDGKYVCVRDMNVSSTSDKK, encoded by the coding sequence ATGAAAGTTAACCAACAATTGTCCATTCTGGCAGGAGGAATTGCTCTATTCCTTAGTTCATGCGCGAAACCTGTTGAGGCTCCAAAACCCATTGACATGGATGCTTTAAAAATGGACATCCAAAAAATGGAAGATGCTTTTGCTGCAGGAGAAAAAGCTAAAGATGCTGCTGCAGTGGCTGCTTATTATAGTGATGACGCGATTAGCTATGGTAGAAATTCCGAACCGGTTTCAGGAAAGGCTGCCATCCAGGCAAAAATAGCTGACGATATTGCCAAAGACAGTACCAATAGTTCAAACGTTTACAAGGTGGTAGATCTCTTCGCTGATGGTAACATGGCAGTAGAAATCGGGTCCTGGACTCGATTAGACTCCACTGGGGCTGAAACAAAAAAGGGTCATTATATGTCACTTTTTCAAAAGCGGGATGGCAAATATGTTTGTGTTAGAGACATGAACGTTAGTTCCACTTCAGATAAGAAATAA
- a CDS encoding nucleotide sugar dehydrogenase, translating into MFEDLLNKRKSIGIVGLGYVGLPLALVLAKKFKVIGFDINLSRINKMKEHIDPSRELSPTDFEGTDIEFSTELSDLAKASFYIVAVPTPVDEHKVPDLKPILGATSSVAKVLKKGDYVIYESTVYPGCTEEDCKPILENISGLKFGLDFKLGYSPERINPGDKSRTLENILKIVSGSDEEALDNISKVYGTIIHAGIYKASSIKVAEAAKVIENTQRDLNISFMNELSIIFDRMGIDTREVIEAAGTKWNFLKFYPGLVGGHCIGVDPYYLVHKAKELGYDPQVILSGRRINDGMPAFVAKKLVQLLISKEKNPGSCKVLILGITFKENVSDIRNSKVADLYHELHAYSVQVDVVDPYADPEETEEEYGIHIKAHPDNDYDAIIVAVGHDEFRKMTMEDFKKLMKEKPVLIDLKGLYSRPDDTVHYWRL; encoded by the coding sequence ATGTTCGAAGATTTATTAAACAAGAGAAAATCCATCGGAATTGTAGGTCTTGGATATGTTGGACTTCCTCTGGCTCTTGTGTTGGCAAAAAAATTTAAAGTAATTGGCTTTGACATAAACCTCTCCAGGATCAATAAGATGAAGGAGCATATAGATCCTTCAAGGGAACTTAGTCCTACCGATTTTGAAGGTACAGATATTGAATTCAGTACTGAATTAAGTGATTTAGCCAAAGCCAGCTTTTATATTGTTGCAGTACCAACGCCAGTAGATGAACATAAGGTCCCTGACTTAAAACCGATTTTAGGTGCAACAAGCTCTGTTGCAAAAGTTTTGAAGAAGGGTGATTATGTCATTTATGAATCTACAGTTTACCCTGGTTGTACTGAGGAAGACTGTAAACCCATACTGGAAAACATTTCAGGGCTAAAATTTGGCTTGGATTTTAAGTTGGGATATTCACCTGAAAGAATAAATCCTGGTGATAAAAGCAGGACACTGGAAAATATTTTAAAAATTGTATCAGGTAGTGATGAGGAAGCACTGGACAACATATCAAAAGTTTATGGCACAATTATTCATGCAGGAATTTATAAGGCAAGCAGCATTAAAGTAGCTGAAGCGGCAAAGGTTATTGAAAACACGCAGAGGGATCTCAACATTTCCTTTATGAATGAACTCTCTATTATTTTTGATCGCATGGGAATTGATACGCGTGAAGTGATTGAAGCTGCAGGTACAAAATGGAATTTCTTAAAATTCTATCCCGGCCTAGTTGGGGGCCATTGTATTGGAGTGGATCCATACTACCTCGTGCATAAAGCTAAGGAGTTAGGATATGACCCACAAGTCATATTAAGTGGTAGGAGAATAAACGATGGAATGCCCGCTTTTGTAGCTAAAAAGTTGGTCCAGTTGTTGATTTCCAAAGAAAAAAATCCTGGTAGTTGCAAAGTCTTGATTCTTGGTATCACCTTTAAAGAAAACGTATCAGATATTCGCAATTCCAAGGTTGCAGATTTGTATCATGAATTACATGCTTATTCCGTTCAAGTTGACGTTGTTGATCCTTATGCGGATCCTGAAGAAACGGAAGAAGAGTATGGAATTCATATTAAAGCTCATCCGGACAATGATTATGATGCAATAATTGTAGCAGTTGGGCATGATGAATTCAGGAAGATGACCATGGAGGATTTTAAAAAACTGATGAAAGAAAAGCCCGTTTTAATAGATTTGAAGGGATTGTATTCGCGTCCAGATGATACAGTACATTATTGGCGCTTATAA
- a CDS encoding UDP-glucose/GDP-mannose dehydrogenase family protein translates to MKIAVIGTGYVGLVTGTCFAETGHHVICVDNNQEKVTRLQHADIPIFEPGLELLFDRNTRDKRLSFTTELKAAVDFAEIIFLALPTPPGEDGSADLSYVMQVAEELSGLITHYTVIVNKSTVPVGTGEKVKEILSKKLRPEEFDIVSNPEFLREGVAVDDFLRPDRVVIGTQTERATKKMKELYEPFVRQGNPIYIMDLRSAELTKYAANAYLAARISFMNEMANLCEATGANVDMVRIGMGSDNRIGKRFLFPGVGYGGSCFPKDVKALYHTAENHDYHFRILKAVMEVNEIQKKILSDKIYKYFKGDLRGKKIAIWGLAFKPNTDDIREAPAMQIISELLSEGAIISAYDPEANKNVKVIFGDRIEITEEMYSVLDNADALAIITEWSVFRSPDFDQMIKQMKNPLIFDGRNVFEPEKVREKGFDYFSIGRE, encoded by the coding sequence ATGAAAATTGCAGTAATTGGAACAGGGTATGTAGGTTTAGTGACTGGAACTTGTTTTGCAGAAACAGGTCATCATGTGATTTGTGTGGATAACAATCAAGAAAAGGTGACCAGACTTCAACATGCCGATATTCCAATTTTTGAGCCTGGTTTAGAATTATTATTTGATAGAAACACTCGCGACAAAAGACTATCATTTACCACTGAATTAAAGGCTGCTGTGGATTTTGCAGAAATTATTTTTCTGGCTTTACCAACTCCGCCAGGAGAAGATGGCTCCGCAGACCTGAGTTACGTTATGCAAGTTGCAGAGGAACTTTCTGGATTAATTACACACTATACGGTCATTGTGAATAAAAGTACTGTTCCTGTAGGTACTGGTGAAAAAGTAAAAGAAATTTTATCAAAGAAATTACGGCCTGAAGAATTTGACATCGTTTCAAATCCTGAATTTCTTCGAGAGGGTGTCGCCGTGGATGATTTTTTAAGACCAGACCGGGTAGTGATTGGAACCCAAACAGAACGGGCAACAAAAAAAATGAAGGAATTGTATGAACCCTTTGTAAGGCAGGGGAATCCTATCTATATCATGGATTTACGCAGTGCAGAACTTACAAAATATGCAGCAAATGCCTATTTAGCCGCACGGATCAGTTTTATGAATGAAATGGCTAATTTGTGCGAGGCTACTGGTGCCAATGTTGACATGGTTAGGATTGGTATGGGTTCAGACAACCGTATAGGAAAACGTTTTTTATTTCCAGGGGTTGGTTATGGGGGTTCTTGTTTTCCAAAGGATGTAAAGGCACTTTACCATACTGCCGAAAATCATGATTACCATTTTAGGATTCTTAAGGCAGTCATGGAGGTGAATGAAATTCAGAAGAAAATCCTTAGTGATAAAATTTATAAATATTTCAAAGGTGATTTGCGGGGGAAAAAGATTGCAATCTGGGGACTTGCCTTCAAACCTAATACAGATGATATTCGTGAGGCTCCGGCAATGCAAATTATTTCTGAACTTTTGTCAGAGGGTGCCATCATTTCAGCTTATGATCCGGAAGCCAATAAAAATGTAAAAGTAATATTTGGAGATCGTATCGAAATTACAGAAGAAATGTATTCCGTACTAGACAATGCTGATGCATTGGCGATTATTACAGAGTGGAGTGTTTTTCGATCACCTGACTTTGATCAAATGATTAAACAGATGAAGAATCCGCTCATTTTCGATGGTCGAAATGTTTTCGAACCAGAAAAAGTGAGAGAAAAGGGCTTTGATTATTTTAGTATTGGGCGGGAATAA
- a CDS encoding DegT/DnrJ/EryC1/StrS family aminotransferase has protein sequence MIKLQMVDLVSQYHKIKPEVDAAVMEVMGKAMFIGGEKVKSFKENLETYLGVKHVIPCANGTDALQIAFMALDLQPGDEVIVPAFTYVATAEVIALLKLKPVMVDVYKDDFNIDTEAIREAITAKTKAIVPVHLFGQCADMEAIMKIADEHNLYVVEDNAQAIGANFYYHDGRKAKAGTIGHIGCTSFFPSKNLGCYGDGGALFTNDESLGKIITMIANHGQSVQYYHDVVGVNSRLDSIQAAILDIKLKHLDDYIAARVKAADYYDKRFAGHPDIITPVRNVHGNHVFHQYTLRITNGKRDALKEFLSLSQIPCAIYYPLPLYDQKAFKSFSGSLSYLPVTDVLCKQVLSLPIHTELTEEMQDIIIDKVIEFLS, from the coding sequence ATGATAAAATTACAAATGGTTGATCTCGTTTCACAGTATCATAAAATCAAACCTGAAGTGGATGCTGCTGTAATGGAGGTAATGGGGAAGGCCATGTTTATTGGTGGAGAAAAGGTGAAGTCCTTTAAAGAAAATTTGGAAACCTATTTAGGCGTGAAACATGTGATCCCTTGTGCCAATGGAACTGATGCATTACAAATTGCATTTATGGCACTTGATTTACAACCAGGAGACGAAGTCATTGTACCTGCATTTACTTATGTTGCAACAGCCGAGGTCATAGCATTGTTGAAATTGAAACCTGTTATGGTTGATGTTTATAAGGATGATTTTAATATTGACACAGAAGCTATCCGTGAAGCCATTACAGCTAAAACAAAAGCAATTGTTCCAGTGCATTTATTTGGTCAGTGTGCTGATATGGAAGCCATCATGAAAATTGCTGACGAGCATAATCTTTATGTTGTTGAAGATAATGCTCAGGCGATTGGCGCGAATTTTTATTATCACGATGGAAGGAAAGCAAAAGCAGGGACAATAGGGCACATAGGATGTACTTCTTTTTTTCCTTCCAAAAATCTTGGATGTTATGGAGATGGAGGAGCATTATTTACAAATGATGAATCACTTGGTAAAATAATTACAATGATTGCTAATCATGGGCAGTCAGTTCAATATTATCACGATGTCGTAGGAGTAAATTCAAGATTGGATTCCATTCAGGCAGCAATATTGGATATTAAACTAAAACACTTGGATGATTACATAGCAGCGAGGGTTAAGGCTGCTGATTATTATGATAAAAGATTTGCAGGTCATCCGGACATCATCACGCCAGTAAGAAATGTTCACGGAAACCATGTATTCCACCAATATACTTTAAGGATCACAAATGGTAAACGAGACGCGCTGAAAGAATTTCTGAGCCTTAGTCAAATTCCATGTGCCATATACTATCCGCTTCCTTTATATGATCAAAAGGCATTTAAATCCTTTAGTGGATCCTTAAGTTATCTTCCTGTTACTGATGTTTTATGTAAGCAGGTTTTATCTCTGCCAATTCATACAGAGTTGACAGAAGAAATGCAAGACATCATTATAGACAAAGTAATTGAATTTTTATCTTGA
- a CDS encoding N-acetyltransferase: MNDKTKFFVHETAVVDSDCSIGEGTKIWHFSHIMSRCIIGRNCNLGQNVVVSPEVILGNNVKVQNNVSIYTGVICEDDVFLGPSMVFTNVINPRSAVIRRDQYSKTLVRKGASIGANATIVCGHDIGQFAFIGAGAVVTKEVPDYALVVGNPARQMGWMSEYGHKLEFDLDGFAFCPESGQKYKLEHSKVTRIS; encoded by the coding sequence ATGAATGATAAGACAAAATTCTTTGTCCACGAAACCGCTGTTGTCGATTCTGATTGTTCGATAGGAGAAGGCACTAAAATCTGGCACTTTTCACACATCATGTCGAGATGTATAATTGGTAGGAATTGTAACTTAGGCCAAAATGTGGTGGTCAGTCCGGAGGTTATTTTAGGAAATAATGTAAAGGTTCAAAATAATGTTTCTATATACACAGGTGTAATTTGTGAGGATGATGTTTTTCTTGGGCCATCCATGGTATTCACTAATGTAATCAATCCAAGGTCTGCTGTCATAAGAAGAGATCAATATTCCAAAACGCTTGTCCGGAAAGGAGCATCAATAGGAGCTAATGCAACGATTGTTTGTGGACATGACATTGGGCAGTTTGCTTTTATTGGTGCTGGTGCAGTTGTTACTAAGGAAGTCCCTGATTATGCTTTGGTAGTAGGAAATCCAGCTCGTCAGATGGGATGGATGAGTGAATATGGACATAAGTTGGAATTTGATCTGGATGGATTCGCTTTTTGTCCTGAATCAGGACAGAAATATAAATTAGAACATTCAAAAGTTACCAGAATATCATGA
- a CDS encoding Gfo/Idh/MocA family oxidoreductase, which produces MNEKFAIVGAAGYIAPRHMKAIKETQNNLVAAYDKNDSVGIIDSYFPGADFFTEFERFDRHLEKIKRQGNAIDYLSVCSPNYLHDAHIRFGLRLGAHVICEKPLVLNPWNIDGLMEIENETGCKVNTILQLRHHPKVKELKEKIASENRKEKHEVDLVYITSRGKWYYTSWKGDIHKSGGIATNIGVHFYDLLGWLFGDLQENIVHVQTHDRVAGYLEYSRARVRYFLSINEQTLPETILSEGKKTYRSLQIDGQEFEFSEGFGDLHTVSYQHILDGSGFGLNDSRKSIETVYGIRSAIPLGLVGDYHPYAKKPIAKHPFD; this is translated from the coding sequence ATGAATGAAAAATTTGCCATAGTTGGTGCAGCAGGTTACATTGCGCCACGTCATATGAAAGCCATTAAAGAAACCCAAAACAATTTGGTGGCTGCATATGATAAAAATGATTCAGTAGGAATAATTGATAGTTATTTTCCAGGGGCTGATTTTTTTACAGAATTTGAACGCTTTGACCGACATTTGGAAAAAATCAAGCGACAAGGGAATGCCATTGATTATTTGAGTGTTTGTTCACCAAATTATCTGCACGATGCACACATCCGTTTTGGGCTAAGATTAGGAGCTCATGTGATTTGTGAAAAACCGCTTGTACTTAATCCGTGGAACATTGATGGTCTGATGGAAATCGAAAATGAAACAGGATGCAAAGTTAACACCATTCTTCAATTGCGACATCATCCAAAAGTAAAGGAACTTAAGGAAAAAATTGCATCTGAAAATCGAAAGGAAAAGCACGAAGTAGATCTTGTATACATCACTTCAAGAGGTAAATGGTATTATACTTCCTGGAAAGGGGACATACATAAATCGGGAGGCATCGCAACCAATATTGGTGTCCATTTTTATGATCTTTTAGGTTGGTTATTTGGAGACCTTCAGGAAAATATTGTGCACGTACAAACACATGATCGTGTAGCAGGTTACTTGGAATATTCTCGCGCCAGGGTTAGATATTTCCTAAGTATAAATGAACAGACCTTGCCAGAAACAATCTTATCTGAAGGAAAAAAAACGTACAGGTCATTGCAAATAGATGGTCAGGAATTTGAATTCAGTGAAGGATTTGGTGACTTGCATACGGTTTCCTATCAACATATTTTGGATGGAAGTGGATTTGGTTTGAACGATTCCAGAAAATCAATAGAAACTGTTTATGGCATTCGTTCTGCAATTCCATTAGGCTTGGTTGGCGATTATCATCCTTATGCTAAAAAGCCAATTGCCAAACACCCATTTGATTGA